The stretch of DNA CCGAACAGGGTCGGGCGGGGAATGCCGGTGACGCCGTTCGGCCCGCCGGTCAGGCTCTGCCAGTTGATGATGACGAGGCGGATGATCTCGCCGAAGGCCAGCGTGACGATAGCGAGATAATCGCCTCGCAGCCGCAGCACGGGAAAGCCGAGCAGCACGCCCCAGAACGCGGCGAGGATGCCGGCGAGCGGCAGGCAGACCCAGAACGACAGTCCGAAATTGGTCGCCAGCAGCGCGTAGGAATAGGCGCCGACCGCGTAGAACGCGACGTAGCCAAGGTCGAGCAGGCCGGCGAGGCCGACCACCACGTTCAGCCCCCATCCGAGCATCACGTAAGTGAGCACGAGGATGCCGAGGTCGAGAATGTAGCGCTCGTCATAGAACAGGACCGGCACCAGAAACGTGAACACCAGCAGCACGGGCGCGATGGCGCGGCGCGCGACGGCGAGGGTGCTCTGCACGGAAGGTGGCACGATTCTGACCGTGTCGACCGGTCTCCACCATTGCCGCAGCAACTCGACGACGATGCTGCCGCCGAACACGGCCGCGACCATGACGGCGAGGTCGCCGAAGCGCGTCCAGTAGATCAATTGTCCCTGCGGTCCGGCCTCGGTGCGCACGCCGATCATCAGCGAAAACAGCACCAGCGCGACCAGCGCGCTGATCAGCGCTTTCTTGAAGATGAAGGCGGCGCCCGGAGCGCGCGAGGTTTGGGCGGCGGGGGTTGCGCTCACGCTGTCGTCCGTCAGACTTTTTCGACTTCGGGCCGGCCGAGCAGGCCGGTCGGAAGGAAGATCAGGACCACGATCAGGATCGAGAACGCAGCGACGTCCTTGTATTCGACGGAGAAGTAGGCCGACCACAGCGTCTCGATCAGGCCGATCAGGAGTCCGCCCAGCATTGCGCCGGGCAGCGAGCCGATGCCGCCGAGGACGGCGGCGGTGAATGCCTTGATGCCGGCGACGAACCCCATGAAGAAATCGACCAATCCGTAATAGAGCAGGTACATCATGCCGGCGACGGCGGCGAGCGCAGCCCCGATCACAAAGGTCATGGAAATGGTGCGGTCGACGTCGACGCCGAGCAGCGAGGCCATGGTCTGGTCCTGCTCGCAGGCGCGCATGTCGCGCCCCAGTCGCGTGCTCGACACCAGCCAGGTGAATAGCGCCAGCAGCACGATCGTGGTGATGACAACGATGATCTGGATGTTGGAAAGCTGCACCACGAAGCCGCCCGCGCCCTCATGCAGGGTGTAGCCACCGGTGATGATCGGCGGCACCGGTTTGACGCGCGCGCCCTGCGCAACTTGCGAATAATTGGTCAGCACGAATGACATGCCGATCGCGGAGAGCATCGGCGCCAGCCGGAACGAATGCCGCAGCGGCCGGTAGGCGATGCGCTCCACCGTCCAGCCGTAGAGCGCCGTAATCGCCATCGATACCAGCAGTACCACCAGCAGGATCAGGGGGATGGCGGTCAGGCCGAACGAGACCAGGATCAGGAACGTGATCAGCGCGATGAAGCCGCCGATCATGAAAATATCGCCGTGGGCGAAGTTGATCATGCCGACGATGCCGTAGACCATCGTGTAGCCGATGGCGATCAGGCCGTAGATCGAGCCGAGCACGAGGCCGTTGATCAGTTGCTGGGCGAAATAATCCATGCGCTGCCGCTCGGGCCTGTTCAGGACTGAACAGGCCCTGGTTTTCCTTTTGACGCGTTTTCTTCACGCGAACCGGTAACCACTTCGCTCGAAAACGCTATGAAGAGCCGCGACGCGGCGAGAGCTCCGGCAGCCCAAGACGACGCGTCGTGTCGTTTTCTAACAGTGGGAACCGGGGGCGGCAACAGCACCGGGTGCGGCTTAATTGGCTTGTACAGAGCTAGTTTTTGCGCAGCGGTTCCCGCTTCACAGTGCTGCCACGCCTTTGCCGCGCAATGATCGCAACGGAACCGGCGTTCCCTTGCAACGAATGCCATGTCTCTCCGTTTATCCCGGCTATGGTCAACAACGGAGATCCCCCAATGACCAATCAGAACAACCCGGGCCAGCAGAACCAGAACCCGGGTCAGAAGCCCGGCCAGCAGCAGCAGGGCGGCGGCCAGAAGCCGGGTCAGCAGCAGCAGGATCCGGGCCGTGAGAAGCCGAACCCCAACCGCCAGGGACAGCAGATGCCTGATCAGGACCGCTAGCCGGACGGGTCAGTGAGTAAAAAGAAGGCCCCGCCGAAAGGTGGGGCTTTTCTTTTTCAGCGCGGGCCGCTCCCCGATCGCGTTAAGGTAAACGAATGGTTTAAATTGCCGCTGGCAATCTTGGGGAGTTACGTCGGTCTCGATCCGCGCCTTAGCGTTGGCCGCGGACTAGGCGGGGAAGCGACATGTCCGGAAACCGGCGGATCAGCACATTCAACGGCGCGCTGCTGGCGGCCTATTTCATTCCGGCCTGGACCATCGCGGCCCTCACGATCATCATTTCGCCGATCCACGGTCTCTATGAGCGGCCGAACATCTCGCTGGCGCTGTTCGTCAGCGATCACCTGCAGCTTTCCGGGATGGCCACCGTTCGCGTCGCATGGCTGTTGGCGCTCGGCCGGATGACCGTGGTGGCGTTCCTGGCGGTGTTTCTGGTTTTCATCGCCCGCGCGTCGATCCGCCGGAGCGGCGGCTGCGACGAAGCGCTCGGCATGGCGCTTGCAATCGGCAGCGTGATGAGTTTTGCCGGCGTGCTGATGGCCTCGCAGGCCGGCGAGACGGCTGCGCTTCGGCTGCATGCGGCCGAGCTCATGATGACGCTCGGCACGGTCATCGTCATGCTGATCGAGCGCCCCGCGCAGCCGATAGCCGGCGCGGCGTCCGCCGCGCTATCTCTTCAGCAAAGCTAGTTCGGCGACAAGCCGTTCTTTGCAGCGCGGCGATACAGGACGAACAGAAAAACCAATAGCACGACAGCCGACAGGCCGAGCGACCAGTGAATGCCGATCGCAGCACCGGCGAGGCCCACGGTGATGCCGCTGAAGGCCCGCATGCCGAGGCCTGCCATGTTGAACAGGCCGACAACGCGGCCGCGGATATCGGCGGGGGCATTTATCTGGACCAGGGCCTGCGCCATCGTGTTGAACGACAGCTCGAAGAAGCCTGCGGCGAACAGCAACGCGATCGCCAGCGCATAAATCCCAACGGACGCGAATGCGAGCAGGGACAGGCTCCATAGAATGGCCAGCACGATGGCTGTCCGGGGATCAGGCTTGAGCCGTCCCCAGGCTTCCAGGGCGATGCCCGCAAGCAGCGCGCCGGCGGCGTCAGCAGCCAATAGCACGCTGTAGGACACGCCGGGGTCGCCGTGCCCGAGGTCGCCTGCAAAGCCCGGCATCTGGGCGTGGTAGGCGTTGCCGATCATGAAGGAGGTGAGCCCGGCGAGCAGCGTCATCGAGGTCAGGACCCGCTGCGTGCCGATGTCGCGGATGGTCTGCACGATGTCGGCAAGGCCGCGGACAGGGATGCGCCGGGGTGCGGCGTCCTTGGCTCTGGTCGGCGCCCAGAACAGCCAGAGCAGCATCGGCAGATAGAACAGCGTGTTGAAAATGATGCCGTGGGACGGGCCGAGCGCCAGCATGATGACGCCGCCCACGGCCGGACCGACCAGGATGCCCAGATAGCGCGCCGTCGCGTTCAACCGCACCGCGCTCGGCAGATCGGCTGGGCCCACGATGTCGTAGAGTAGCAACTGGTTCGGCGTCTGCCACAGCACGCCGGCACAGCCATGGATGACCAGCAGCAGCATCGCGTGCCACATTTGCAGCGTGTCGGTGATAAAGAAAATTCCCCATCCGCTGGAGGCCACCATGAACAGCAGCATCCCGCACTGGATGATACGGCGCGGATCGAACCGGTCGGCCAGCCCGCCGACGGCGACCGAAAACAGCAGGAACGGAAGCCAGTGCGACAGCACTGCAAAACCGGCCAGCGCGGGCGAATGGAATTTCTGGAACACCACCCAATAGCTGATCACGTGCTCGATATTGTCGGCCATCATGGCCAGCACGTAGGTCAGGAACTGAGCGCGATAGGGCGATGACTTCATGGCTGCAAACGAGCCGGATGCAGCCACGGGATTCGTCGGGGGCTGGGAGTTCAAGATATCACCTGGGTAGGACTTCACCGGCTCGGCGATTGCGATGCTGCCGACGCCGCACCTCGGCATGATTGTTTATAATCCCGCCACGCGTTCAGATGCCGATCGCATCAGATCGCTCGTCACATCGCAGCCGGGGCGGGCGCCTTCCCAGCTAACCCTTCAGCAAACCTAATTCCGCGATGATCGCGCCCGCTTCCTTCACCGCGTGGTTGGCCGCCGGCACGCCGCAATAGATCGCCTGCTGCAGCAGGATTTCCTTGATGTCGTCGGGCGTGAAGCCGCCCTCGGCCAGTGCCGCGCGCACATGCAGGCGGAATTCATCCCATTGGCCGAGCGCCACCATGGTGCCAATCACAAGCACGCGGCGGGTGCGATGGTCGAAATGCGGCCGGGTCCAGATGTCGCCCCAGGCATAGCGGGTGATCAGGTCCTGGAAATCGGTGTTGAAGGCGTTGCGGTTCTTGATCGACTTGTCGACCCATTCATTGCCGAGCACTTTTCGGCGCTGCGCCATGCCGTCGTCGCGGCGTTGATTGTCGTCCATTGCGGGCCTCTCAGCGTTGCGTCAAAAAGCCGACCAGCGCATCGGTGAAGGCGTGCGGTTGCTCGACGTTCGAAATATGAGCCGCATCGAGGATGGTCATGCTTGCGCCGGGAATCCGGCTGCGCATGAATTCGGCGTCCGCGATCGTCGTCGACATATCGTGGCGGCCGGCGATGACCAGCGTCGGGCTCTTGATCCTGGGCAGCAGTTCGCGCTGGTCGAGCGTCGACAGCGCCTCGCAGCAGGCGATGTAGCCCTCGACCGGCGTGGTCAGCATCATCGCCTTCATGTTGGCCGCGATCTGCGGCTCGCGCTCGCGAAAATCCGCCGTCAGCCAGCCCGCCATCACGGCGTCGGCGACCGCGGCGATGCCGCCTTGCTTCACCGCCTTGATGCGGTCGTTCCAGCGCGTCGGGTCCGGGTAATGGCAGGTGGTGTTGGCCAGCACGATCTTGCCGAATCTGTCTGATGCGTTGGCGCCCAGCCATTGCCCGACCATGCCGCCCATCGACAGCCCGCACCAATGGGCTTTTGCGATGTTGAGGTCGTCGAGGATCGCCAGCACGTCGCGGCCGAAACGCTCCAATGAATAGGGCCCGGGCGGCACGCTCGACTTGCCGTGACCGCGACGGTCGTAGCGGATGACGCGGAACACCTGCGTCAGCGCCTTCATCTGCGGCTCCCACATCTGCATGGTCGAGCCCAGCGAATTCGACAGCATTAGCGTCGGGCCGCCGTCGCGGCCTTCGACGGATACGTTGAGCAGGCACCCGTCGGCGTCGATCATCGGCATTTGGAATTCTCCGGTCTCTTATTTGTCGTCCAGCGAAGCGAGCAGGCGGTCGATCAGCGCCTGCGAGGCGCCCTGATAGGCCATCGGCTCGAACAGTGCAGTGATTTTATCGGCGCTGAGCTGCGCGGTGATCTTGGCATCCGCCGTCAGGACATCGCGCAAATGCTTTTTGTCGGCAACCGCCTTCTTGCTCGCCGCCTCGACCAGATGATGCGCATCGCTCTTGCCGATCTTTTCGGCCAGCGCCATCGTCACCGCTTCGGCCATAATCAGTCCGCCCGTCGCGTCGAGGTTGACGCGCATGCGCGCGGCATCGACTTCCAGCCCCTCGGCGATATCGACGATCGCCGCCAGCGCGCCCGAGGTGACCAGCAGCAGTGTCGGCAGCGTCGGCCATTCGGCGTGCCAGGGACCGGCGCTGCGCTCGTGGTCCTGCACCTGCGCCGCAAAAATCGTCGCCGCGAGGTTGGGCGCCATCGTGGCCGCCGCCAGCGCACTGGCTGCCGCCACCGGATTGCGCTTGTGCGGCATGGTCGAGGAGCCGCCGCGGCCTTCGCCCGAGGGCTCGAACGCTTCGCCGACATCGGTCTGCATCATCAGCGAGATGTCGCGCGCGATCTTGCCGCAGGTGCCGGCGATGATGGCGAACACCGAGGCCGCTTCCGCGATGCGGTCGCGGTGGGTGTGCCAGGGCGCATCGGGTAGCGGCAGGTCGAGTTCTTGCGCCAGCCGTTCCGCGACCGGCAAGCCCTTGTCGCCGAGGGCGGCGAGTGTGCCGGCCGCGCCGCCGAATTGCAGCGCCAGCGTCTCGCGGCGCACGCGCTGCAGCCGCAGCTTCGAGCGGTGCAGCGCCGCGGCATATTCGGCGAGCTTGAGCCCGAACGGCATCGGCAGGGCATGCTGCAGCCAGGTGCGGGCGACCACGGGGGTATGGCGGTATTGACGCGCCAGTGCGGCAAAGCCCGCGATCGCGCGATTGGTGTCGGCGAGCAGCGCGTCGATGCCGGCGCGGAGGCCGAGCATGGCGCCGGTATCGATCACGTCCTGGCTGGTCGCGCCCCAATGCACATAGCGCGCCGCCTCGGCATCCACCTTGGCGACATTTGCCGTGAGCGCCTTGACCAGCGGGATGGCGAGGTTACCGGAGCGGGTGGCGGCGTCGGCCAGCGCGGCGAGGTCGAACGATTCGGTCCTGCACGCATTCGTGATCGGTCTCGCGGCGCTTGCCGGAATCACCCCCAGCGCGGCCTCGGCGCGCGCCAGCGCA from Bradyrhizobium sp. AZCC 1693 encodes:
- a CDS encoding carboxymuconolactone decarboxylase family protein; amino-acid sequence: MDDNQRRDDGMAQRRKVLGNEWVDKSIKNRNAFNTDFQDLITRYAWGDIWTRPHFDHRTRRVLVIGTMVALGQWDEFRLHVRAALAEGGFTPDDIKEILLQQAIYCGVPAANHAVKEAGAIIAELGLLKG
- the pcaD gene encoding 3-oxoadipate enol-lactonase, producing MPMIDADGCLLNVSVEGRDGGPTLMLSNSLGSTMQMWEPQMKALTQVFRVIRYDRRGHGKSSVPPGPYSLERFGRDVLAILDDLNIAKAHWCGLSMGGMVGQWLGANASDRFGKIVLANTTCHYPDPTRWNDRIKAVKQGGIAAVADAVMAGWLTADFREREPQIAANMKAMMLTTPVEGYIACCEALSTLDQRELLPRIKSPTLVIAGRHDMSTTIADAEFMRSRIPGASMTILDAAHISNVEQPHAFTDALVGFLTQR
- the livM gene encoding high-affinity branched-chain amino acid ABC transporter permease LivM — its product is MSATPAAQTSRAPGAAFIFKKALISALVALVLFSLMIGVRTEAGPQGQLIYWTRFGDLAVMVAAVFGGSIVVELLRQWWRPVDTVRIVPPSVQSTLAVARRAIAPVLLVFTFLVPVLFYDERYILDLGILVLTYVMLGWGLNVVVGLAGLLDLGYVAFYAVGAYSYALLATNFGLSFWVCLPLAGILAAFWGVLLGFPVLRLRGDYLAIVTLAFGEIIRLVIINWQSLTGGPNGVTGIPRPTLFGIPLTPGDDGLAAMLGIEFSPTHRIVFLFYLILALALLTNWVTIRLRRLPIGRAWEALREDEVACRALGINTTTTKLTAFATGALFGGLAGAFFATRQGFISPESFTFHESALVLAIVVLGGMGSQLGVALAALAMIGGFELFRGLDQYRMLVFGMAMVLLMIWRPRGLIGHRAPTVFLKHSQAISSDLVKEGHG
- a CDS encoding 3-carboxy-cis,cis-muconate cycloisomerase — encoded protein: MSASLSPLLAPMLSSAAMRATCDDAAALQNMLDFEAALARAEAALGVIPASAARPITNACRTESFDLAALADAATRSGNLAIPLVKALTANVAKVDAEAARYVHWGATSQDVIDTGAMLGLRAGIDALLADTNRAIAGFAALARQYRHTPVVARTWLQHALPMPFGLKLAEYAAALHRSKLRLQRVRRETLALQFGGAAGTLAALGDKGLPVAERLAQELDLPLPDAPWHTHRDRIAEAASVFAIIAGTCGKIARDISLMMQTDVGEAFEPSGEGRGGSSTMPHKRNPVAAASALAAATMAPNLAATIFAAQVQDHERSAGPWHAEWPTLPTLLLVTSGALAAIVDIAEGLEVDAARMRVNLDATGGLIMAEAVTMALAEKIGKSDAHHLVEAASKKAVADKKHLRDVLTADAKITAQLSADKITALFEPMAYQGASQALIDRLLASLDDK
- a CDS encoding ABC transporter permease subunit produces the protein MDYFAQQLINGLVLGSIYGLIAIGYTMVYGIVGMINFAHGDIFMIGGFIALITFLILVSFGLTAIPLILLVVLLVSMAITALYGWTVERIAYRPLRHSFRLAPMLSAIGMSFVLTNYSQVAQGARVKPVPPIITGGYTLHEGAGGFVVQLSNIQIIVVITTIVLLALFTWLVSSTRLGRDMRACEQDQTMASLLGVDVDRTISMTFVIGAALAAVAGMMYLLYYGLVDFFMGFVAGIKAFTAAVLGGIGSLPGAMLGGLLIGLIETLWSAYFSVEYKDVAAFSILIVVLIFLPTGLLGRPEVEKV
- a CDS encoding MFS transporter, whose amino-acid sequence is MNSQPPTNPVAASGSFAAMKSSPYRAQFLTYVLAMMADNIEHVISYWVVFQKFHSPALAGFAVLSHWLPFLLFSVAVGGLADRFDPRRIIQCGMLLFMVASSGWGIFFITDTLQMWHAMLLLVIHGCAGVLWQTPNQLLLYDIVGPADLPSAVRLNATARYLGILVGPAVGGVIMLALGPSHGIIFNTLFYLPMLLWLFWAPTRAKDAAPRRIPVRGLADIVQTIRDIGTQRVLTSMTLLAGLTSFMIGNAYHAQMPGFAGDLGHGDPGVSYSVLLAADAAGALLAGIALEAWGRLKPDPRTAIVLAILWSLSLLAFASVGIYALAIALLFAAGFFELSFNTMAQALVQINAPADIRGRVVGLFNMAGLGMRAFSGITVGLAGAAIGIHWSLGLSAVVLLVFLFVLYRRAAKNGLSPN